The region gtttattattaagcaaactcctccctcctttgccatAATCAAATCTAGGGCCATACgattttgcaaaaccactttaccaagagaagatacttcagtttgtagtccctggatagcatccacagtaagattctcaattttctccatggtggctgagatgttcactatagccttttctaattcacttactcctaactggggaaaaagccatCTCACAGAACTATGGAAAGCTGATGGCCTCTCCACGAGGGGATTATTCAGGATCCCACGTACTTTCCGCCAGTGTGTCCGCATAATCCCTGGAGGAGGGTGCGAGtgattatatactttattttgggAAACCACGTACCCCAGCgtgcagaccccatcccagtagtTAGGTAAGGATTTCCTAGCACGCCCATCTCCACATAGCCACCACAGTCCTTCGGGAATACAGCTATAGGAATAATTGAGCCATAATCCCATTGTTATTGCTTGAGGACACCCGCCACGACTGTCATTAATagccttccctctttcacataTAGTCCCATTAAGATCTGCTGTTAGATTGAGATTAAAAAGTCCAACCTTTGGGGCAGTATTATTATGTCTCCTTATGAATATTGGCTTCTCCAATATCTGCAGATCGAATTTGAGTGGGTGGACACTATTATTCCCACATGTGTATTTTGGGACTTCGTGGCCCTTTGGGGGTATTGGAGTCTGGAAGACTCAGCAAAGAGTCTCACCAGTAGGGAGACGGGATTGGTATTGACCTGGGGCACAGCCGCCTTCTATATTCCATAGGAGGTTTTTCCCTGTAGgtaaagtggaattatttagaTTGTCATAAGGCCAGCTCCAATTTGCGTAAGAGACTGGTATTCCAAGGAGGGGGAGTTCTAAAtttcccttgggaagggctgtgcatacCCAGCAACCGGAGAGGTTCAGACCATCTGCTACAGATTTGGTCATTTGTATATATGAGTTCTGATCCCACATTTCCACAGTTCCCCACAGCATAATGACTGTGTCtgtgagaaaaatagttttcccggTTGGGCTTGCGTGACCTTCCATGGAGATTTATGTGCTTTTTTCACTCTGGTGTGGTGGATCCAggcgctctgctccttgattttgattgctgtgaaggaggtgagtagtacctggaatggtccttcccactgcggctccaaagttttttctgtaagagactttACATATACATAGTCTCCAGGTTGTATGTTATGTACAGGCCCATCCAAACCCCTACTTCGAGTCCCAACCACATGTTTCTCAATTTTGCTGAGTTGAGTGTTAGTTGGCCTAATGCCACCATGTAGGAAGTGATGATTTCATCCCCAGCTTGTGCGgacattcctttctgtattccatAGGATCGCCCATACGAGATTTCAAAAGGGCTCAGTCCTTCCTTCGCTCTTGGTCTAGTTTGTATGCGCAGGAGAGccaagggaaggggctgaggccaggccaagtttgtttcctgccccaatttcacaatctgctgtttgattaggtggttcattttttctacttggccacTCGACGGAGGGCGATATGGGGTATGaagctgccaatctatacccaaatgGCGGCtaattttttgtactatttttgagatgaaatgcgatcctctatcagaggatatggttgctggaaccccaaagtgtggtattatttcctgtattaatgttctggctacctcccgagccttggctgtcctggtagggaatgcctctggccaacctgaaaaggtatcagttaataaacagtaaaccaggttagttcaggtgtcaatacagtcagcaaggtgtatggatttgccactaccggatacAGGTcctcagttatcttatttatagcccggaggtcctggaccacccggtatgacccgtcgggtttacggacaggtaatattggagtgttaaaatcggattcacattcctttagtaaccccagttgtaagAATTTTTCTATTAgtggccgaattccctccctgtcctccttcttcaggggatactgtttgattcttaccggctgttgtccttccttgagtctgacctcaacaggtggagcattttttgctttcccaggCACATCGGTGgtccataccccggggtatacctggttcatgatttcttcactgatttttccttctgtgggaacactagctagggataaactcattatttggatatactgctggtcatttacctccagagtaatctctccctttttaaattcaattattgcacccaattgttccaacaaatccctccccaaaagtgcttttggggagttgggcatgtacaggaatctgtggacgctccattgttttcccaatttatatctcagaggttcacaaaaatatgccttttcactttggccagttgccccttttaccatgatatagtcatttcccaggggcatcagagcttggtttaaaaccaaatacgttgtccctgtatcaaccagaaattccaccttcttttcctccttccctagcttcattataacccaTGGATCCACTAaggtggattccccaggtccccatcagtcttcCTTCAAATTGGccactattcttcctttctgattttttcgtcccttctccttatttttcgCTTTTCCGGACACTCATCATTCCAGTGAccaaatcttctgcataacaCGCATTGATCCCGGCCTAGTCGAGGCAGTCctcgtctgggttttctttcttcctcctccatgaTGACCGCCACCACCCTTCTTTGTCCCCGCCTGTAATCTTCCTCTCTCTTACTGAACACTCTCcatgcttcatccagcaataCTTCTAGGTTCCTTCCTTCTATAGAACACAGCTTTTGGAGCTttcgcctaatatctcctgtagactgacctaataataaagaaactagttgttgtattcctacctctgacccaggatccagcggtgtgttatgGCACACTACGTCCCTCCGTCGAtgcaagaattcggatggtgagtCGGAAGGACATTgcctaattgcatataatgctgaccgatttatggttttggggatggccctctccattccttttgagatccacccctggtatgccgGCAATTTTTCCATAtccgcagacctgtttgcatcccattttggatctcgaagggggaggtattctttaacatctcctcctgtagtcttataatgatcctcagccaaatcccctgcagtttttagaattaattgtttttccgtctcagtcatatattctaataataactgtatatcattccagtcagggttgtgttgttttacaataaattgaaaatgtttggttacacttaccggatcattcctgtaatccttggcaacccttttccatgcttctaaatcggtggtggaaaaaggtaccttgattagcatcgtcccgccatccGGCCTTACCGCCTCTCAGAGAGGTGCCTctaagactgttagggtagacttttttctagtacgggaggatacagggctgtccgggggagtggaggttccgtccgagtccacatcctgttcctgtgatcgagggggaggcttaagcaaaccagttagatcttgttctgaggcccggtggattttatttactctagtgcacctttgtccaatactgcatgccgagcaacaccgcctcagtttacctttaagttctttgttattttcccgctcgagggcgagtaccatagggtcctgtggcggcagcattccacagtccctttgccactccgggtgatttcggagcatgaaaaacatgtctgcatatgacacttcgtcccattttccttccctccttaaaaacgacattaattgcaggatggtgttataatcaattgacccataaagtggccacttagctccatcttccagcttataaatccgccaccattgattgcaatatttaatgagagtcttcttattctctgtacccccagttCCAACAATGTCCTTCCAGTGTgccaatatacaaccaagggggcttttctttaaaatacccttattctgagtgttacccatctctttagattgtttcttgttagctattgtgccttgttttaatttccatgcaaacctctcctcacaggtccttacagtcttctcccaatcttcttcccaaacgtcccaatcttctgggattaaagttttcttcccacagataaactttactattttggactcttgatgggccctttcccaatcataaaaccgtgggattaggggagagcatttgggacactcagctctctgcctcctagataaacaatcccaaattttctcacaagatttacatttcaacaggacccaagccgaatgccaattttcaggtagtttgttagtaagcccacacacaaaacaagggatcacccctGCGTGTCCATCAATATGGGGGTTTaaaaaggtatctgggacaggttgttcccagtctagggccactgtctgtccggcaggtgttaaatacactcctcctaaataaattcgtccctctccccttcttacccagtcccctccttcatttaaatattcccaaggttcgagcccaaaccaccaaaggagtgactctccctgtccggccactttgatgatcagccagacccccgatacttagaaGATTGacgaaacaccacagcagcccaacttacatatatcaagacatttacaaatttttatagacgtttcaggcgctttgtccatctctggccgtgttcctcgcggagtcacggaaccgcaaatcgggactcccactcgcttcacagcggcgctgtgtctcaaacacacacatccacacacaaatgctcttaacataaaatacccgggcatttacaaataaaacatacaatcattactccagttggtatccctccagcagctgcaaatattattcaagtacttgtatcacaactttgagaagcccgcttacccttctcctgcttcttttaCAGttattagcaggtccttcctggctccccgatactgggatgcagtggtgacctcggatttgctcaatctacccccaagatcgctagcggccgctctatcggtcagcaaatcccctacttccatacagggtaccctccttccatacggggactatgccgcacgccagacgtctctgcacaatttaccggcggccccggccaagcgtgggcgccCCCTATGACTTACTGTGCCCTCCGTAAAACCTACTGTTTATcagcggcttcaggaggttgttgtctactcccgtgGTGAGAGGCTgtgagtggaggctcctccgaggaaagtgctcggggcacGCCTAGGGGCATTCACTCCGCAGTCaatcctgcagccgagcagagtgcctcgtgcctggctcgccaaactggcgtgtggaaagcagactccacaacctgtggggttgtaaagtaggtatgtttattcggcgccgggcagcacagggggtcgccccaccacaatcatgcgcacccaccacggcagttagcttaggatttatacaatcagatcttacatattcaaggggcgcctatacatatccataacctttccccaaaatggcggtctttattacaatgagttacgagaaatcattttcatagtctctgcctttaactcctcccagctgcacatgcgcagtgtctcctggtggtcgtgggccatggtctcagggatgaaggccatgtcttcctcgctgtgtacttCTCACtcttaatgttaatgtgttgctccaggccatggggttgggaaaccagatgatcgctctgtcaggacaactgggttccttctttgaataccaattgttcccttatctccccgcaaggccatgtgaccactttatggtttcaacacatccttttttTGCCTGAATAcgttggcaatggctttaggctatagatacacagtttaagccaagcaatggccctgctattaacccttgagtgttatttccccttatcagctGGATGAGGGAGGCTCCTGGGGAGATGAAATTGAGACCTGGGCTATGGATGGGTTGGGGAAGTCCCGGGGgttgggcagggagacagaggctTTCAGGGCCCTGGCAGTTTATCAGTGTGTGGAGATGTAAGTACCATACTGCTGAACTTTTTAGGTACTATTCACTCAGTTGAAACCTacctcatttacatttttaagttttctaaaaCACTTCCAGATGTGTACATATAACCCTAAGTTCAGTTGCCAGCACTTAACACTATTGTaatcccatttctttttctttctttcccagtgATGACAGGAACTCATCAGCTACTTGGAGACACTTCTCTATGCTAAAACAAGTGAAGGGAAAATACACAAAGTTTGTGGCTCATAACTAGTGGATGtaaagctgcccagtggaaaaggacgtGGGAGTATTAGTTGACAGCcacctgaatatgagccagcattGTGCGCAGGttgccaagaaggtcaacagcattcTGGCTTCTACAAGAAATAATgcagccagcaggactagggaagtgactgGCCCCCTGTACTTCGCACTGATGAagccacacctcaaatactgtttCAGAATTTGGGCCCcccactacaaaaaagacattgagattctggagtgagtccagagaagggcaatgaagctggtgaagggtctagagcacaagtcttatgaggagcagctgaaggaaatagatttgtttagtctggagaagaggaggctcaggggaaaccttatcgttctctacaactaccgGTAAGGAGGTCATAGCGTGGATCAGtcttttttcccaagtaacaagtgataggacaagaggagacaacctcaagttgcaccaggggacgtTTAGATCGCGTACTggcaaaaatttcttcactgaaagggttgtcaagcattgcaacaggctgcccagggaagtggttgagtcaccatccctggaggtatttaaaacacacGTAGATGTGGCACCTAGGGACATCACAAGTGATGGACTTGGCACTGTtaggtaggtggttggactcaatgatcttaaggttcttttccaaccgaaatgattcgatgattctacaGTCATTGTTAGaagggtgtgttttttggtttctaGGAAAAAAGATAATCATATTCCCAAGTGAGAGAAGTCAATATATGTCAGCTAagtataaagttttaaaatagaaaattaacggaaaaactttactttgctTCTTAGTTGGTCAATACTGTGCAAAATTTGCCATGGTTGGGTAAAAGAATAATGGCAGAATCAGATACTTTTTATTACATTGTAGGCCTtatctgcaaacagaaataaatgtatgCCAATCCTTGTCAAGTGCTCTGTCtagaggaagagaagcagaatcCTATGATACTCTTTCTACAGAAGCACAGATATGCTTGTACCATATATGCAGTTTGTCgcaaaaacaaaatgaagacttTTCAGTTGAGTACTGATAGTTTTCAGAAACCATTACttatgaaaaaaattctgaacaacCACTTAGAAAAGATAATACAAAACAGTTCATTTTGAGCAAGATCTGACCGTTGTGTAAAAGTCACTGCTTCTGCTTTAAATAGCATGTAATCATGAGGCTATATTAAGCGGGAAAATCCTTgaggcattttaaaaatgctcCTTTTACCTAGACTGAAAGAGCTTATCAAGCTTTTTGGTAATTGGTAActactgaaagggaaaaaaaaaaataatgctgataaAGCAGCTATCATTGATTtagaaaatcaaaatgaaagtCTGTTACCTTACTGGTTTCACATTGATTTTTTCTCTTCCAcactccttctccctccctgacaCAAACACAATTTTACAAAAGTGGAGACCAACTCAAACTAGAACACTTAAAAGGAGTTTCAGCAACAAACGTTGCCTCTGTATAGCATGTTGAGTTGTTTTGTATATTTCCTTCTTCACTGTAAATCAAAAATTTTTAGATATCTTTTTGAATTATGCTGGCATAGATATAGGTCTTCAACTGGAATGAACTGGCTCAGCTCTGAAGCATTTTGCTCAGAGTCCAGTCTTCCAGTATAGCTAACTCCAGAATTTATTAATACTATGATAAGGCAAATAATCTACTTTTTAATGTAGCTCTCTCTTATACTTCTTCAGCTACCCTACCTAAGACTgcatatttcttctttcattcgTAAATTTTATTCTGTTGTGTGATGAACCAGCTATACTTCCACCAACTGTTCCCTCACTAAACTCTGCCCTTCTGGTACAAACATAATGGATATTTCTCTCCCCCTATCTAACAGaagataaaagcagcaaaaaagatcTCTACAGGACACTCCAACCAATAAGCACAAAATGGAGTAATGTGCAACCTTGAACTGTTTAAGCTAAAAGATGCCCCTAAAGAATCAAGTGCAGAAAAGCTGAACCCGGTATTAGAGAGGTTTTGGATCTGCAGggaaaacaatgagaaaataaCTAAAGATGGCCAAAAAAGGCCGTACATATTATATGGGTACATGTTATATGGGTCCCAATGCTGGAACAGAGCTATCAAGAACTGGATAATGAAGAACTTTCAAGTGGACTGTCCCCACTAGAAAGTACTACTACTTATTATTTGAAGTAAAATATTGAAACCACCGTTTTTTAAGTGTTTATTACTGCTCCTTTTTTgccacttttaaaatgtttcttcattTAGCCCTACATTCAAATCTAGTGTTAAAGTCTTCAAACACTAAAGCATTCCCAGCATATTCTTGCAAACCATGGTAAACTAACTAGTATTGCTAGTATACCAGTTCTCCGGGCTACATTTTATTGGAAAACAGGCAGAGATTTATTTAGTGATGATGG is a window of Numenius arquata chromosome Z, bNumArq3.hap1.1, whole genome shotgun sequence DNA encoding:
- the LOC141477278 gene encoding endogenous retrovirus group V member 1 Env polyprotein-like; translated protein: MGLWLNYSYSCIPEGLWWLCGDGRARKSLPNYWDGVCTLGYVVSQNKVYNHSHPPPGIMRTHWRKVRGILNNPLVERPSAFHSSVRWLFPQLGVSELEKAIVNISATMEKIENLTVDAIQGLQTEVSSLGKVVLQNRMALDLIMAKEGGVCLIINQSCCPYINQEKRVETDIARIWQQSRVQHQVSQDDTSLGFSDLWKKLTSWLPDFAWLKQLFVLLITMIVLGIMICTLLRCFMCCAKGTTSDYELWKKHQLRQKVESGKYFKKRLEKENML